A genome region from Archaeoglobus fulgidus DSM 4304 includes the following:
- the cutA gene encoding divalent-cation tolerance protein CutA — translation MHNFIYITAPSLEEAERIAKRLLEKKLAACVNIFPIKSFFWWEGKIEAATEFAMIVKTRSEKFAEVRDEVKAMHSYTTPCICAIPIERGLKEFLDWIDETVE, via the coding sequence ATGCACAACTTCATCTACATAACCGCCCCTTCTTTGGAGGAGGCGGAAAGAATAGCGAAGAGGCTCCTTGAGAAAAAACTCGCAGCCTGCGTAAACATCTTTCCCATTAAATCTTTCTTCTGGTGGGAGGGAAAGATAGAGGCAGCAACTGAGTTTGCCATGATCGTTAAAACGAGGTCGGAGAAGTTTGCCGAAGTCAGGGATGAGGTAAAGGCGATGCACAGCTACACAACTCCCTGCATATGCGCAATACCGATAGAAAGAGGGCTCAAGGAGTTTCTCGATTGGATAGACGAGACAGTCGAATGA